Below is a window of Corvus cornix cornix isolate S_Up_H32 chromosome 2, ASM73873v5, whole genome shotgun sequence DNA.
TCTAGCAGCTTCAATCCAAAAGTTTATTATAGTTGACAGAAGACACACAGTTCCATATTAATATTGCTGCCAGTGATGCTCTTCAGTTAGCTTCATTTCATTCTTACCTGTACATCTAAACTATTATCTTCTGTTAAGCGCTGGGCCCCaacctcttctttttcctgtgaatcTAGGACCAGtgattttctgacttttttagAAAAGTTGtgctgaaagaaacattttgcagagaaaaattgtaaaatataaTGTAAAAGCAGTTATTCCCTATTTGAAATTACTACTGTCATATTACCTCCTGCTTGCAGTTTTTATACAAAGTGTCATCTTCCTCCTTGGGAAATATATCTGTTCCAGTTTCCTCTTTCAAAACTTCCCTAATGTCTTCCTCCGAGAAGGCAAGTGGTTGTGActaaatgttaattaaaattgaagaagaaaacacatgaaGTCTATTAGTTGCCAGTTCCTACCATATTCTACTTTCAGCTAATGTAGGCCAGAAGAGGGATCTTGCAAAACATAGCAAGAAAGGACCTAAGCTACTGTAGTTAAAAAACCACAGGGCTACATTTCAAAGctatgaagatttttttaagttcattttACTCCACATTATTTCTAGCCAGATAAAACATATACATGCACACAGTGCTTCAAAAATGCAAGGTAGCATTGAAGACAAACTACTTGTTTGCACTTATTAGTAATGGTTATCCACTGATGGAATAATTTATATACACTAAATACCTACAAAAacacatatgtgtatatatacatgcataaaAACATACTAAAAAACTGTGCTAGAAATGTATAACTGTTGTTATGAAAAGAATTTACACCAATTTTAACACAAATCTTTGAATAAGACATTGATAGCCCTAAGTACAGTACAGAATTTCACAGAAGCCATACAGATGGCTCCTTTGTGTACCAACAGGAGAAGAATTCCCTTAAGCCCTCAAAATTTGATTTTGAACAGGAGGTTAATAGTGGACAGAAACAGGAATGCCAAACCACTCCATTTGCATAGTGAGGGACTGTGAATCTATAGGGTAACACAGATGGTGCCAAGCCCCGTGGCAAAGTCTGAGCTAccttctgtgtttgcagaaaaGAAGTAGTCAATATATATTGGCTGGAATTTTTTCAGAACTTGAAAAGCATATGTCTACTGAATTCCAAAAGTTATTATGCATTAACATACCTTAGCTAGGCtaggaagagaacaaaaattgAATTCATTTGgaacaaactaacaaaaaagGTAACATTATCCATAgtcaacaaaaccaaaaaaaaaaaaaaaaaagtctgtgacAGCCAGAAGAATCAGAGGATCATGAACTGCTATACTAAAATTTTGGGGTTTCGGATGAAGAAGACTGCTAACATCACTCAAGATTATCACACTGTGGTAAACACCTAATTTCAGTCCTAGTGCTGTAGaagaaccaaaaccaaagaacaaCTCAGCTCTTACATAGTCCAGAGGATTCAAAGATAATGCAGGTTTTCAAGTGAAATGTGaaagttgtttaaaataatgagGTCAGTCAAACTCATGTACAGCAGCTTGCTCTTACTAAGTTACCCAGCTGGAGAACCCACACCCATTCATTGTCCaacttaaaatttttcttttgaaaaacagaaacccTAAAGTATTAAAATCTCAGGCAATTATGTAACCACCTCGTAAGAGATACAGTGTTAGCAAGGCTAGGTAAATTTAAAACAACTCACAAACATGAAACTGATGCATTTAAGATTACTGTGGATCAAATGATTATATGCACCAAATTACTGTTCAAGAAGATAATGCCTCCATACTACACAAGCCTAACAACCAAATCCAAAGCGTTTTTGATTCACGTTCTAGTTGTTCTCTAGGATAAGAAAATGCTTTCTAGGATCACAAGGAGGCTTACAGTACCTCAAAACCAAGAGGACATTTAGACTtcaacaaagaagaaaagaaacagtatcATCACATACCATAAGTCTGAGGGGAccatactttttttcctgagcagccaaagcatttttaaagggaGTTGGTGTCCTTGGTGTTGAACCCAAAAGAGATCTTCTCATTGTGGGAGTTCTAAAACTATTCAAGCATATAAAAGCATTCATatacacattttaatattttatcattagcaatgtaattaaattaatctaagaaacattttaaaatactttaatttacACAACAGGTATCAGCACCATGAACCTGAAAAGTACTGAGATCACTATAGCATTACCCCACGTGTATTAAACTTTAATTTAGTAACACCACCAGATGTTTAATGTAATAAACCTAccccacattttccttttgatctTGTGGTGTCATTTCCTTGTGTAGAGGAGTCGTAATAAGAACTTTCTGCCCACAGATTGGAGTCGATGTAAATGCAGgattttcaaagttaaattGTTCATTTCCAGAGCAAGTGTTGAAAAACTAAGCAcaaggggggggggagggaaaaagcAACCTTACAGAACAAAATTTCACCACTGTGCTGAACAGCAAAGACCCCCGAATTATATACACATATCTGAAAGACTTTTACTGACAAACCCCAGTACTCTATTCTTGACTTACACTTATTGCTGAAACCTTGACTTTCTTCTTAAAATCCCTACTACTTACTTAAGTCACAGAGACAAAAGGTCTCTATCAACAATTATTCGCATGAGAAAGTGTGAGCTGAGACACAGGTTGTCACTGCTGTTGCCACCCTCCCCATCAGTCTTCAAAACAGAGGTtgtttaatgatttatttttaagatactTACTCTTATGCAGATGCTGTAAGAAGTTATTTTGACATATTTATTTAGGCTACAACATACTTCTAGGGAAGAAACTACTTATAATTTATAACCCACCCACTACAGTCTTCACATTTAGCCATATTTAAAGATGCACTCACCTGTGATGGAGAAAATGGTAGTGTTTTCACTGGCGTCCGCTTGAGTGCAACATTGACGGCATCATTACACAGGCCATCGTTCAGATCAGTCACCGGGGACTGCCCAACACGCAATCGCTTCTTCTTTCTCAGGATAGCAGGTGGATTGCTGAACTTAGTTAAGTTTGAGGTTGttgaaaaaattgtttcctcaTCCCCACTGatgctgctgtggtttttgCCATCAAGCATAATACCGACATTATACTGGCACTCAGCAGCCCCTTCACTGTGTTGAAGCCGCATTAGTTTTACTGGAGCCGGCTTGACAGGGGATACAACAGCCTCTGAAAGCTCAAAACAGGTATCACTCCACGCCACCGGATCCTATGAGGCAAGATGCAAAACACAGGCAGGCTTATCCAAGATTACTTCACAATGTCCAAGATAATCTATCAGCCCTCTAGCTCCACAAGCCATATATTCTTCCCAAATTATTCTCCCCGTGTCTTTCATACAAtcataaaatactgaatattttaaaacaaaattgtttttaaaaaggcaataAATCACTTGATAAGGTGGAAATTATagacaaatacaaaataaggCAATTTTAACAGTACTTTACACATATTGTGTAAATTGTCATTCCTAATTAAACACTTCTTTTTAAGAATTAATACAAACTTACAATTTCCATAAGGTCTAGTGTCTCTGCAAATTCTGGAATGGTTTGTAGAGGTGTTAACATTCTGTTTGCTTCTACACCCAAATACTTAGGTGGTGAATTCTGCTGAACAGGTGTGATGCGGGTCTCGTCCATGCTGTAGAAATCACTTGTTTGTTCCTCAAGGCTACTTAGTGTATTAGGCATACAATCCTCCATGATAAAATTTCCAGACCAACAAGACAAGCTTCCAGCTTGCTAAAAAGTTATGAAGAAACATGTTAATTTTATTCAACTTAGAGGTTGAAAAGAGTCAATTACGTGACTgcagggtggaaaaaaaaagtagtgtgTGGAAAGACTAAGCATAACTATTAATTTTGGCACTTTTAAATACCAATTATCTGTTTCAATTAATGCAGTTAGTCTTCTCTTTACATTAACATACTCAACATTCTCAAATTGCGTAAGATTTTTATCTTACCTCACATTCATATCTTATACACACTCATAACTTAGGTAATTATGGGCTGTATTGGAAGCCATCTCTGATGCAAGTTTCCTGCGTACCTGAACACCAATATATTATGAAGTCATCTTCAATACAGAACATAGGTAAATTTTAAGATTAGAAAATGTTTCTAGAGCGTGAAATACTAGTTGTTtgatctgggtttttttaatgcagattttGCATTAATAGTTTAGTAAACTTCTAAAAGGCTATTCCATTTCAGTAGGCTGCTTAGTACccaagaaacaaattttaattttcactggaAATCTAGAAGCAAACCAGATTCTACTAGATAAGTAGAATACTGCACTGTTTCAAAAGAATGCCAGGAATAACTGCACCACACAAAATCTCAAGTTCACCTGTATTCTAAACTAGGGATCAATATGGTTGGGTTAGTTAGGTGTCTGATATGCAAAGCTCTCTGAGGAAGTCAGTGACTGTCATCTGCAAGTTACCCTAATTCTACAGAATTAGGGAAATTCCACTGAATTTACACACAACTTGTGTGCAGTGCATATTTATTTACTGTTCATCATGTCCAAATGTGGATATTAAGTATTGCAAGCACTCACACTGAAGTTTGAGGAAAATATAATCTACAGgacatttcaaaatcaaatgGGGCAAAACCTATgtatttttcacctttctctACTGAGCAGATGATCAATATTACTGATCTATAAAACTGAATGGCAGTGATATAAAATGTGTTACATCTTCAAGAGGATTAAAATACTGGGTGTTAGGAACTGCCAAATTGCTGGTCTTATTTCTGCTGCCTTCACAGTTTAGAAAACTGCACTAAAAATAAGTTCTCTCAGCTCTAATACatagatttttgttttacaatGCAACAGCCATAGGTTTGATTTTAGACGGTCGGGTGAAAAAAATACCACACTAAACCAAACAACCGTTACTGAATTTCTGAGGATTAACCTCAGTAATGCATATTCAAATATTTAGAGAAATTTACATTTCTTACAGaagacatttgttttcttctgatttcattCTCTGCTGACATAAGTAGCAATTCAagttcctttattttcttttctttatcagGATCATCATCAATAAATGGCTGCtgaaaaatttaagaaagaagCCATTACTATTTTTCACTTCCACCACCCCTTCACGGTAAAGACTCTATATTTTAACACAGCTGTACTTTTAACAGGAATCCACACATAGAGGGAACAGAACTGTTCAGGTTGTATCATATTTTGTAGTACAGAAGTCACTCACAAGCAAAACAACTCCAATAACCAGGAGATGGATCTGATGTAAAAGTGGCGTGTAAGGTGGTATTTTAACTGGATTCTAATATGGCCTGTAAGTTATCAGCATGCTAAAACACTTTCTAAACTAAAGTCACTACATTCTGTCTTTAACAGAACCAAGCCTCGGCACACTGGTTTACGTGCTTGTGTTTTCACATGCCTTCTAAAATTTTGTGTTATTTATCCTCACTAAGTGGGCAAGAAAGTGTTTCAACTCAGCATTTGCTGACACAGTATCTATACAAGCAATCCCACCACTActatcagaaaagaaaattaaagaagtgGTTTTGATTGGTTTGTTTGCTCTTAACCTCCTTAACACTTTCCATTATTGCTATAAATATAGGGAAGGATATACACTATCCTCAATTTAGAGAGTACTTCAAGGAGCAGAAAGTATCTTATACTTTTCTGTGTAGGGCAATCCAAAGTGTCAAAAGCCATATGAGGCTTTGTTGTGACTTGTATTCTTATACcaaatcaggaaagaaaatgcaacatGAAACAGATGACCTGCATGGGGAAACTTCAGGTTAGGTAGAGCTCTACAGAACTCCCCTATCTAACAGAAACACAACGTGTATTATTCCCTGtgtcaaaatacatttttttactaATTCCAAATTCACAAAAATTCTTCCAAGGAGTCATATTAGAAACCAAGATCTACATTCATTCTGCATCACATAATGAATTTCAGATATATCCCAAGTGAACCcaaagaagcaaaaggaaataatatgTCCAACTTctatttgctttaaattttcttaattcttcAGCATTTAGAATGCTGCAAAAGAGCATCTTCAATTGATTGAAAGATGTTTATcagtgagaaagaaataaaacctaatgagaacaaaaaaagcacagtcAGAAGTACAAGTCACAGTAGGCTGAGTTTTTCAGACAGAGTTATATTTATTCTATATACGTAAATAGTAAAGTCTTGTCTTTAAATCTCTCATAAGCTAGGTAATACTAATATAGGTCACGATTTAGCCTCCAGATTTAACAAGTAAACTATGTTTTAAGCCATATTTCTGTCAGAAATAAGCACAAACATCATGTTTCTGGGATTTATAAAGAGAGCTTCATTTTTCCTACCTAAAACTACCAACTACACTAGCAAGCTTACTTACAGAGGAAGCTATATAAATTTAGGTGAGTGAAAGACTAACAGACATTTTGAAGATACAcatctatttattttactgtataATATGCAGTAAATTCTCCTTAATTTACAAAGGATGTTAACAATTTACCTGAACTATGTTGGAAGAAGATGGAGCATGTTCTAGACAGCTGCCTTCTGGTGAGGCATACTGATATGCTGGAATCTAAAAAGacataaaacattttacaaacCCTCAACAAAAGGAGGCTATAAAATTATTACTAGTTTATTATACATATACTATTCATGATTTACAAATCCTAAGTTGCcataaaatcacaaaaatactCAACAGATCTTCAATCTTTCAGGtttgtttctcatttcaaaCCAAATCAATTATTTGAAACTGGGAAATACTAATTATTCTAAATTTTGAACTTACATGTGTCTGAACAGGCACATAAAATTGATTCTGAGTGTGCAAGTGTTCCATAGTCAGGCAAGGTTGGGGCTGAAGTTCAGCAGAACTAGCGCTTTCAGACTTTATAACACTTTGCAAATATCCTTCCTGTTCCACCTTTCTTCGCATTGTTGAATTCCAGtgatttttaattgaattatCAGTCCTAAAATGAAAGTATAAAACAGTGACTGGCTTCCATATCTCAAATTTTAATATATGACACAATTTACAGGGTTTGTAGAGTAGGTTAATCTGAAGCCACATATCCAGAAAGCTCCAGCAGCTTAAACTGAAAGTTCTATTATCAGTGGGGTTTTGGCTTAATGACTAGAAAGCTACcctttttaaaacttccttCTACTAAACTTCAAGTGTGCcggaaattaaaattaaattcagttcAACTCTATTACAGAGGGCTTTTAAGTGATCGGGAGGAATTTGAAGATACCTCCAAAGTGTTAGAGGTCTTTCTATGGGTTCTGACTGTAATCATGAGGGGGAACCTTTTTTCTTAGATATGTGGAATAACATAGTGGACACAAGGTTATTTACCCCTCTGCTATAAATTTGCAGTACATGTAGCTAAGACAATCACCCTACTGTCCCACAGCATAATAAAGGCACTCTGGCTCGTGTTTGCCACTGGAAGATATCTCTTCTAAAATTGACAGCCTGCAAcccctgctctgtgttttaTGTGCAGCTTTGTGGGAGAACATCCTACTATCTCTTCATGCCCTTGATCATGGATAGAATAAAACAGGCATGGCATTTTGACAAGCACGCTGAAATCACTTTTAACACTAAACAAACATTAAGGCAAAAGTAGACTATAACTGCATTACTGTCTAAAATACTAGCATTATTATTCCCAGCCTTAGGTAGAGGTACGTAGGAATAAAAATTGGTTAAAGCcccatttttcatttaagatCAACTCCAAGAAGTATTCCCCTTTTTCATCCCACTAGTGTTGGACTCTACAAATCTTCTAGGTCTGTGATCTTTAGCACTCTTTAGCTAAGTCTCAGATTTGTTGACAAGAAACAAGCTAAATAGGAATTCTTCTGTCAAACTCATCTTCCCTCTCTGAAATTCTATTTAGATGCAACCATCTCATTCCTCCGAAGGATTTACTATGAGCCATGGATTGTGCACTtaatcaaaatgcaaattttttacGCGCACATCTCTCATTATGCCAAGATAACAAATGTTGACATTCCTTAGGCACAGCTAGACAGTCACCTCTTGAACACACAAACTGAATTCAGAAACCTTAACACTGAATTTCAATTAACAGTACAAGgtaaaagaattatttcattaaactCTTCACACactaaaattttgttttccacaacCATAGAAATTGGAAGTCCAACTTGAAAGAAATAGAAGGCGAACAATGCATACGATTCACTCAACTTCGAGACTTCATGATAACCAACTAACTTTGCAATGCATGACTCCTAAGCCTGGACTTTTGAAGGTTACTAAGACTTTCTTTTACAAGTGTCCAGTTCAACGAGtgctacacaaaaaaaaaaaatcacatcttaAACCAGGAAAGTCACCCTCAAATACACATTAATGAAAACCCTTTGATATCAAGTTTGATATCAAATCATTCTTCTACTACTACTTGCAGTTAATTCAGTTCAACTCGATTACAGAGGGTTTTTAAGTGATCAGGAGGAATTTGAAGATATCTCTAAAGTGTTAGAGGTCTTTCTATGGGTTTTATGTCTTTTTAAGAATATATACCAAATTCAAAAGATTTTTAGCATCTATCAAGATAAATAAGTTAATAATATCATAATATAATAATACGTGATGTAAGTTTCAACAGATACTCCCTGACTAACAAGTTAAGATTTGAAAGGGTACTGAGATGACCACTCTTCAAATTCCAACATTTAACACAAATAGAGTTGAAAAGCACCTTCCAGGAAGAAGTTTTGCTATTTCAGCCCATCGGTTTCCCAAACGCTTGTGAGCTTCATAGATTATTCTGTCCTCTTCTTCTGTCCATGAAGACTTTTTTACCTCAGGATTGAGATGGTTATGCCATCTTTCTCTGCATTGCTTGCCTATTCTTCCTTTCAGGTGTTTTGCAATTAGAGACCAGCGCTTTGGACCATACTTCTGAACTAATTCAATAACCTGGAATACAGATGAAAGcacatttaaatttcaaaaccTATTTTACCTAATCAAAGGCTGAGAACACTGATAAACTCACATTTTAGAATAGCATTATAATAGTCAACTGATATTAGGCCTAAGGAGGCAGACAGTGACTTGGGGgtttaaaaatgatttttcaagAAATCAAAACATTACTAACTccaaattttctgtgtttagaaTATAAGTGTATATTGATGAAAACATACATTTGGAAGTTTCCTTTCTGTCACACACTGCAGAAGCTGACATTATGAAAGGCCAAAAAAGAAACCGGTAAAGATATTTCATTTGACTATTTTCATCAACATACATACGAAGAAAAACCCACACCTCTACACCTAGAAATGGAATGGAAGTTGGGAGTTTTTACAAATTAGaagcttttcattaaaaaactaatgagaactgtgaaaaaaatagattagGAAGACCATATTCATAAATTGACaaatagtaatttaaaacatcttAGAACAGTTTTAAACAGTAGGAACAAGAAACATATTTGAAATACCACAGGAAAGCTGTATTTGCACCTCCCTATCAGGCAGTCCAGGTTTTGCAGGCAAAAGGCTGCAATACAGATTAACAACAGTGGGGTAAAAAAGGAGCCTAAAACATTGTGATAGCttctttacagaaataaatggtTTCCCAGAACATTCCAAGTTGGAAAGAACCCAGAAGGACCATCGAGTCCAATGGCCCATAGAGGGATCAAACtcacaaccttggcattattaggACCATGCTCTAACCAAATGAGCTGATCTCAGGGTTGTAACAGTagattatgaaataatttcccTTATTCCCAATCCCTTCAAGTCTGGTGGGTTTGAGGAACAAAAGATGTAAACGAGACCTTTGATCTTTAGTGCTACAAAGAGATCCCCCCTACTTAGTAAGCTAGAATAATTCAGCCAGGACTCTCACTAATGGGAAATGAAATTCTTGAGCAGTCCTGACATTCCATCTACTTAAGAgagaacttttttcttctcatacaTCATAATGCAACATAAGTATCCATGTCACAAGACGTATGAGACATCAGCTAAATGGGAATGAAACCCAAGAAAAAGTACACATTCTTAGCAGCCATATGCCAATTTTATTAAAGAGCAGAGTATCAATTAGTTTTTGTTACCCTCTGATCTTCTTCTTTAGTCCAGGGACCTTTAATCAATTCTGGGTTTAGTACCTTCTGCCATCGATGCTGGCACTGAAAATCTGAACGATTCTGAAAGAGTTTTAGAAGACCAGTGTAGCTGTTAAACTCTTGAATACATAAAGCTGTAAATATATTCTAGCATGAATTATTAGcttatttcaaattaaaggACTTATTTAGAACTTTGTTCTAAGTATAATAGTTAAATTCTCCCTTATTATTTCTTATTCCATTTGCTTATAAAAActcttctccagaaaaaaacaaccttgcATGAAGCTCTAATCTAATTACTTCAATGTACTAACTTGATAACCAAATTCAGAACTTactctctttaaagaaaaatgtgcatttatttttgccCTTATTACTCCACACTTTCTCTAAACTTTGTGGTTGATCTATTTTTGACATTATCTGTAACTTAAATAAGTGGAGAAACTTtttaaggaaatactttttctttcaaataaaagaatACACTTTTTGCTAAATCCCAAATTAATGTATTCTCAGCTCTTTACTTGAGTGTTAAGGAAAACAGATTCATATCAAATTTAGTTAACACATACTAATTAAACACCATTGCTTTTGCTGGTCAGGACAGATGGTGCTTTTCTGTAGCTTCACTAAGGATCTTTTGAAATATTGTTCCCAGTTACGAAAGAGAAGTAACTTTCACTTAACCTCCTAGAAACTATCTATATGAAAGGGTTGGTCCGATGCTTAGAAATATGCAGCTGAGAGCCTGACCCAGGACAGCATACTTTTTTACTGGGACATGATTATTTACTTGCTTCAGTACAAGCTGTTGGATAGCAAATACCAATTGCAAGGTTTTGCTGGTCTTGTCTGCCAAGTAAAGGTGTTACCATGCTAAGATCAAGTTAACAAAGCAGCAGTCTATAGAACCAGAAAAAACACCCAGAACACTAACACCTGAAATTACACTGTTCACAGTATCTTCAAGCTAATTACAAGTAGTAACTCTATGATTAAAAGCACACTACagttttttttacaaaacatcATCATTTCCTGGTGAAGACAAGCTGTAAAAGACTCAATATAGAATAGCTGTTACTAttttgacaaaagaaaaacattttaaattgtgGCCTTTTAGTGCTTTTATCTTCCAGACATTTCTGAAATCATAATATGatttggagagaaaagcaaaacaaatgatGGGATGATCCAGTATAATCGTTTCAGTCTGCCttagccacaaaaaaaaacctgaacgTGATTACAAGCTACACTCCCACTCTTGAGAGCCACCTTGAAGCCATCTTCACTTTTTTGGGGCAGAATGGAGGGAAGGTTTACCTGTGCCCAGTCCAGCAAGGAAATGAGGgtttgaaaacacagcagtttgAGATACCCTTGGTTTTCCTAGCAAAAGATCATCAGTAACAAGGTAAGAGCGAATTATGCCAGCCTCTATTATCTGGCTGTTGCAATAGGTTGCCTAAAGAGGCTGTGCAGTCTCCATCCATGGAGATATCCAAACCCAAACAGACACTGTCCTGGGCAGCTTGCTCCAGCTGACCTTGTTTGAGTAGGGGCCATGAACCAGATGACCTAGAGAAGTTCCTTCCAACATCAATGATTCTGCAGTAGGCAACCTGATCATGCAAGTTTCCTATGATAACTGTGGAATGTTTTTTCAACTTCACTTGAGCCCAACTgaacaacattttttttgtctccagaacaaattattttgctttcagctgAAGAAGTTTGTATTAAACTGTTAGATCTGTTAAATGCAAATTCATACTACACCTGCATATCAGTATcaccaaatgtatttttaaacagcttaATATAAAAGCTTTTTGATTCTCCTCTGCCATTCACttatttcactgatttttattaGGGAATAACATACATGTAAGGAATATGGATTTGCTTATACATGACTTAAATTTAGAAGCTTTGAGTTTATTCCCTGATACCTATATTTtgccacttggaaaaaaaatcagaagcatCACAGTTGCACAAAAATATGATGAGAACAATGCAAAGTTAGAGTTGTTCAGAATTTAGAATTCAAGTCTTTTTTTACCTTACAATGGAATTTCATACAACCACATCATCCCAGACAATATTGTAAGAACCTCAAAGGTAGGAGGAGGTGTAATTTTTTGATTTCTAATATTTGACACCACTTCTAAGAAGTGATTTCAGCCTTAGATTCTACTATATTTT
It encodes the following:
- the MYBL1 gene encoding myb-related protein A isoform X5 → MAERRRSEEDDDFQYMDHDYEVPQQKGLKKICSKVKWTREEDERLKKLVEQNGTDDWAFIASHLQNRSDFQCQHRWQKVLNPELIKGPWTKEEDQRVIELVQKYGPKRWSLIAKHLKGRIGKQCRERWHNHLNPEVKKSSWTEEEDRIIYEAHKRLGNRWAEIAKLLPGRTDNSIKNHWNSTMRRKVEQEGYLQSVIKSESASSAELQPQPCLTMEHLHTQNQFYVPVQTHIPAYQYASPEGSCLEHAPSSSNIVQQAGSLSCWSGNFIMEDCMPNTLSSLEEQTSDFYSMDETRITPVQQNSPPKYLGVEANRMLTPLQTIPEFAETLDLMEIDPVAWSDTCFELSEAVVSPVKPAPVKLMRLQHSEGAAECQYNVGIMLDGKNHSSISGDEETIFSTTSNLTKFSNPPAILRKKKRLRVGQSPVTDLNDGLCNDAVNVALKRTPVKTLPFSPSQFFNTCSGNEQFNFENPAFTSTPICGQKVLITTPLHKEMTPQDQKENVGFRTPTMRRSLLGSTPRTPTPFKNALAAQEKKYGPLRLMSQPLAFSEEDIREVLKEETGTDIFPKEEDDTLYKNCKQEHNFSKKVRKSLVLDSQEKEEVGAQRLTEDNSLDVQSKNAYTTSLLMTPLLEIQDNRCNLTSEKQDTNTANKANAVIKKKLNACATKNVKMEKALQPNRDWEAVVYGKTEDQLIMTEQARRYLSTYTATNSNSRSLIL
- the MYBL1 gene encoding myb-related protein A isoform X4 yields the protein MAERRRSEEDDDFQYMDHDYEVPQQKGLKKICSKVKWTREEDERLKKLVEQNGTDDWAFIASHLQNRSDFQCQHRWQKVLNPELIKGPWTKEEDQRVIELVQKYGPKRWSLIAKHLKGRIGKQCRERWHNHLNPEVKKSSWTEEEDRIIYEAHKRLGNRWAEIAKLLPGRTDNSIKNHWNSTMRRKVEQEGYLQSVIKSESASSAELQPQPCLTMEHLHTQNQFYVPVQTHIPAYQYASPEGSCLEHAPSSSNIVQQPFIDDDPDKEKKIKELELLLMSAENEIRRKQMSSVRNQAGSLSCWSGNFIMEDCMPNTLSSLEEQTSDFYSMDETRITPVQQNSPPKYLGVEANRMLTPLQTIPEFAETLDLMEIDPVAWSDTCFELSEAVVSPVKPAPVKLMRLQHSEGAAECQYNVGIMLDGKNHSSISGDEETIFSTTSNLTKFSNPPAILRKKKRLRVGQSPVTDLNDGLCNDAVNVALKRTPVKTLPFSPSQFFNTCSGNEQFNFENPAFTSTPICGQKVLITTPLHKEMTPQDQKENVGFRTPTMRRSLLGSTPRTPTPFKNALAAQEKKYGPLRLMSQPLAFSEEDIREVLKEETGTDIFPKEEDDTLYKNCKQEHNFSKKVRKSLVLDSQEKEEVGAQRLTEDNSLDVQDNRCNLTSEKQDTNTANKANAVIKKKLNACATKNVKMEKALQPNRDWEAVVYGKTEDQLIMTEQARRYLSTYTATNSNSRSLIL
- the MYBL1 gene encoding myb-related protein A isoform X6; this encodes MAERRRSEEDDDFQYMDHDYEVPQQKGLKKICSKVKWTREEDERLKKLVEQNGTDDWAFIASHLQNRSDFQCQHRWQKVLNPELIKGPWTKEEDQRVIELVQKYGPKRWSLIAKHLKGRIGKQCRERWHNHLNPEVKKSSWTEEEDRIIYEAHKRLGNRWAEIAKLLPGRTDNSIKNHWNSTMRRKVEQEGYLQSVIKSESASSAELQPQPCLTMEHLHTQNQFYVPVQTHIPAYQYASPEGSCLEHAPSSSNIVQQPFIDDDPDKEKKIKELELLLMSAENEIRRKQMSSVRNQAGSLSCWSGNFIMEDCMPNTLSSLEEQTSDFYSMDETRITPVQQNSPPKYLGVEANRMLTPLQTIPEFAETLDLMEIDPVAWSDTCFELSEAVVSPVKPAPVKLMRLQHSEGAAECQYNVGIMLDGKNHSSISGDEETIFSTTSNLTKFSNPPAILRKKKRLRVGQSPVTDLNDGLCNDAVNVALKRTPVKTLPFSPSQFFNTCSGNEQFNFENPAFTSTPICGQKVLITTPLHKEMTPQDQKENVGFRTPTMRRSLLGSTPRTPTPFKNALAAQEKKYGPLRLMSQPLAFSEEDIREVLKEETGTDIFPKEEDDTLYKNCKQEHNFSKKVRKSLVLDSQEKEEVGAQRLTEDNSLDVQPNRDWEAVVYGKTEDQLIMTEQARRYLSTYTATNSNSRSLIL
- the MYBL1 gene encoding myb-related protein A isoform X1, whose amino-acid sequence is MAERRRSEEDDDFQYMDHDYEVPQQKGLKKICSKVKWTREEDERLKKLVEQNGTDDWAFIASHLQNRSDFQCQHRWQKVLNPELIKGPWTKEEDQRVIELVQKYGPKRWSLIAKHLKGRIGKQCRERWHNHLNPEVKKSSWTEEEDRIIYEAHKRLGNRWAEIAKLLPGRTDNSIKNHWNSTMRRKVEQEGYLQSVIKSESASSAELQPQPCLTMEHLHTQNQFYVPVQTHIPAYQYASPEGSCLEHAPSSSNIVQQPFIDDDPDKEKKIKELELLLMSAENEIRRKQMSSVRNQAGSLSCWSGNFIMEDCMPNTLSSLEEQTSDFYSMDETRITPVQQNSPPKYLGVEANRMLTPLQTIPEFAETLDLMEIDPVAWSDTCFELSEAVVSPVKPAPVKLMRLQHSEGAAECQYNVGIMLDGKNHSSISGDEETIFSTTSNLTKFSNPPAILRKKKRLRVGQSPVTDLNDGLCNDAVNVALKRTPVKTLPFSPSQFFNTCSGNEQFNFENPAFTSTPICGQKVLITTPLHKEMTPQDQKENVGFRTPTMRRSLLGSTPRTPTPFKNALAAQEKKYGPLRLMSQPLAFSEEDIREVLKEETGTDIFPKEEDDTLYKNCKQEHNFSKKVRKSLVLDSQEKEEVGAQRLTEDNSLDVQSKNAYTTSLLMTPLLEIQDNRCNLTSEKQDTNTANKANAVIKKKLNACATKNVKMEKALQPNRDWEAVVYGKTEDQLIMTEQARRYLSTYTATNSNSRSLIL